A single Anopheles funestus chromosome 2RL, idAnoFuneDA-416_04, whole genome shotgun sequence DNA region contains:
- the LOC125762813 gene encoding ral GTPase-activating protein subunit beta isoform X1, with translation MYSEWASLYPIIAENITNAQSQSVLGKFSIVGGRDVAAVVIKQLASTLGITNNAEPSNLHTDQEVQWCMDVICHGLSLPLSEHDIIKDGVNIYCEWISAVLPQTKISVPRPIIDDPNTYVRKIIKHLYNLFVPRPGEVWPFIYKEELGSDTINRQAVLCHRVLRTLQDTAQNSQILTVETWEALLLFLLAINDILLAPPIVKDDVGDQLCERVLSVLFEVWLLACSRCFPSPSLWKTFQESCAAWRHRIALVEQWNRVNLGLTAKLLEFTYGPAFPEMKIADEDANLVPDGMTNDGIAQAWIRFLKILGAPTDLCCPQVISRTPQFVQAVLLNADGIEPQHHPCLLNLPQIFLKTLKGIAGLVDAFLGIAQFRMDEHNLLENFNQLSFTSAGGGMHTSSGSIISFRHSGGEIKSSALRASGGLGGLGLGAALGVVGSGSSSTAGAMGTVSSVVTGSGGGGGVGGGTGCINSVNVISCSSNAASTGVQNSGNGGSGVGAGFGFSCDVSAASQADGGLGFCNGKSSLLIADANGSANSPTPPLQRRLAKSFSVSPSLPSAHAVISMAQAKGFTKGSFSGLTSSRSSSNHPTNAPQSASLPSTGFSSMLSLCQENRYPLAANRPRCNSILHLFGEWLFDAAHIGGDTWMQNTKKRAAEAKRRPSSMIMDNRKGSLSQPPSLSEVNDVAPGLTIDKYESGKAEALGALCRIFCAKKTGEEILPVYLARFYMALHQGLKTNDSRECMETLASILYNSSDLFRIDLEGIQVLLPAFIGALELILPEKDLKMRSQNVVINKTELRRAAINILLSMLALPLHFQTLPIRDIMGGPNDRSITFIHLKPRLINILMNALQVETDPQNTHMLLGGLHLCVQDAVTFEETEKGSAEVLHSLHPTAETSNLLSSACSEKSAYSMNSANSSIGGHSTATLSNEPSSLPAFDDFSSDIIHELELSSSAIYDSAHALFVRATYLVCHRLISSWKTDLNVSLAALELLTGLAGMHVKDSDVLECKRAVKWICDYICYQCSRPPPAHIKDLHSTIVAAFQCTSAWLMNHPYLLQDKECLTIVLEVVELGISGSKSVGKPSEPVKYKDEKELKPASMRVRDAAENMLTMILEQIDYFPNECGKQSLSSLLDEVVLAKHSNTSGEHVGELPQEQAIKKFKYFVTENSTVLALFEEPLGNDQDPQPTVTILIRGPFGRHAWTMQLRHLSRSKSGTKYHAPNPGRPVPMNDIMMRQEMEYKYFPDSVDRIPPCVVDYSIPTLDSAEQKIGNQSTKQLARLVEQQVGYEKLSWAETECSVDGLGHAQEASPPAVCHEFQAARLFLSHFGFLTIGQNNGSGQKLDGSAPLLTTLDSSKQEFCQDLKMLDKMSPRSCDTIHVFYVKAGQSTEAEIIGNMEPDNLPSIDAHFWRMLYTIGWPVNVQEHAGWTGFVANSWKIPRENKSCPQTNDEQRGRSPEEWQLNGEKTVLYWADVSSEMAIVVPNRNNKVDNTVEDTTDGNGCPSTTYERSVSEIQPRSSSVSTNQPRQYSLDSESARLGSISKSADPIPPMRRRTGASKPSTLYTAPTAKILLVWLESFEDHLTFPVDNLLHYTRAGYSAQHGSVAAITSGECFIIYLHALSSSLLRVKLQGPVGRMNFAIPLIDGMVVSKRVIGSLIRQTACNMAKRKRLDNDSYQPPHVRRRIKIQEIMQKYKKDLTEAEMLADLFKPSI, from the exons ATGTATTCCGAATGGGCCTCACTGTATCCAATCATAGCGGAAAATATTACCAACGCCCAGTCGCAAAGTGTGCTTGGAAAGTTTAGTATCGTCGGTGGCCGTGATGTTGCGGCTGTGGTTATCAAGCAATTGGCAAGCACACTCGGTATCACCAACAATGCAGAACCGAGCAATCTTCACACGGACCAAGAG GTCCAATGGTGCATGGATGTAATATGCCACGGATTATCGCTACCGCTGTCCGAGCACGACATCATCAAGGACGGTGTGAACATTTACTGCGAATGGATCAGTGCCGTGCTGCCACAGACGAAGATCAGTGTACCACGGCCAATTATCGATGATCCGAATACATACGTTcggaaaataatcaaacatttGTACAATCTCTTTGTGCCTCGCCCTGGAGAAG TCTGGCCTTTCATTTACAAAGAGGAACTAG GTTCGGATACGATCAATCGACAGGCCGTGCTTTGTCATCGTGTGCTGCGTACCCTGCAGGACACCGCACAAAACTCGCAAATACTCACGGTGGAAACATGGGAAGCGCTGCTCCTCTTTCTGTTAGCCATCAATGATATCCTGCTGGCACCGCCGATCGTTAAGGACGATGTAGGGGATCAGCTGTGCGAACGTGTGCTAAGCGTTTTGTTCGAAGTGTGGCTGTTGGCCTGCAGCAGATGCTTCCCATCGCCGTCGCTATGGAAAACGTTCCAGGAATCGTGTGCCGCCTGGCGTCACCGAATTGCCCTTGTCGAACAATGGAACCGTGTAAACCTGGGACTTACGGCTAAGCTACTTGAATTTACCTACGGTCCAGCGTTTCCAGAAATGAAGATCG CTGACGAAGACGCCAATCTTGTGCCGGATGGTATGACCAACGACGGAATTGCGCAAGCTTGGATACGCTTTCTGAAGATCCTCGGAGCACCAACGGATCTTTGCTGTCCGCAGGTGATCAGCCGTACCCCACAGTTTGTCCAAGCGGTGCTACTTAACGCGGATGGGATTGAACCACAGCACCATCCCTGTTTGCTGAACCTTCCACAAATCTTTCTCAAGACGCTGAAAGGAATTGCCGGCTTAGTAGACGCTTTTCTCG GCATAGCCCAGTTTAGAATGGACGAGCATAATCTTCTAGAAAACTTCAATCAGCTGTCATTCACAAGCGCTGGTGGTGGAATGCATACGAGTAGTGGATCGATCATTAGCTTTAGACACTCGGGAGGCGAGATCAAATCGAGCGCCCTGCGAGCAAGCGGAGGACTCGGGGGTCTTGGTCTCGGTGCCGCATTAGGTGTGGTCGGGTCAGGCAGTAGTTCGACTGCGGGAGCAATGGGTACTGTCTCTAGCGTCGTTACTGgttctggtggtggtggtggtgttggtggtggaaccGGTTGCATAAATAGTGTTAATGTTATAAGCTGCAGTTCGAATGCCGCTAGCACGGGAGTACAGAACAGTGGCAACGGGGGGAGCGGTGTCGGTGCGGGGTTTGGTTTTTCATGCGATGTATCTGCAGCGAGTCAGG CTGACGGCGGTTTGGGATTTTGCAATGGCAAATCATCGTTACTCATCGCTGACGCTAACGGATCGGCTAACTCTCCAACACCGCCGCTACAACGCCGTCTGGCGAAGAGCTTCAGTGTTTCGCCGTCGCTACCGTCCGCACATGCTGTCATCTCGATGGCGCAAGCCAAGG GATTTACCAAAGGTTCCTTTAGTGGACTAACCAGCAGTCGAAGCTCGTCTAACCATCCAACTAATGCGCCACAATCGGCATCCCTTCCGTCGACTGGATTTTCAT CAATGCTATCATTATGTCAAGAAAATCGTTACCCATTAGCTGCAAATCGTCCCAGATGCAATAGTATTTTGCATCTCTTCGGTGAGTGGCTCTTCGATGCGGCACACATTGGAGGTGATACGTGGATGCAAAATACGAAAA AACGCGCAGCCGAAGCCAAACGGCGTCCTTCCTCCATGATCATGGACAACCGGAAGGGTAGTTTGTCACAACCGCCTTCCTTGTCCGAGGTGAACGATGTTGCTCCAGGTCTCACCATTGACAAGTACGAGTCGGGAAAGGCAGAAGCACTTGGTGCTTTGTGTCGCATATTTTGTGCGAAGAAAACGGGCGAAGAAATTCTTCCAGTGTATTTGGCTCGGTTTTATATGGCACTTCACCAAGGACTTAAGACGAACGATAGCCGAGAGTGTATGGAAACGCTTGCCAGCATACTGTACAACTCGTCAGACTTGTTCCGCATTGATCTGGAAGGAATTCAGGTTCTGCTGCCTGCATTCATTGGCGCCTTGGAGCTTATACTGCCGGAGAAGGATCTAAAGATGCGTTCACAGAATGTGGTCATAAACAAAACTGAACTGCGGCGTGCTGCTATCAACATTCTGCTTTCCATGCTGGCCCTTCCGCTTCACTTCCAGACACTTCCCATACGCGACATTATGGGTGGACCGAATGACAG GAGTATAACTTTCATTCACCTAAAACCACGCCTTATCAACATTCTCATGAACGCTTTGCAAGTGGAAACGGatccacaaaacacacacatgctgCTGGGTGGGTTGCATCTGTGCGTTCAGGATGCAGTAACATTTGAAGAGACGGAAAAGGGTTCCGCTGAAGTATTGCACTCGTTGCACCCAACTGCTGAAACGTCCAATTTACTTAGCTCGG CCTGCTCCGAGAAGAGTGCCTACTCCATGAACAGCGCCAATTCCAGCATCGGTGGACACAGTACCGCAACACTTAGCAATGAACCTTCTAGTTTGCCGGCTTTTGATGATTTCTCATCCGACATTATTCATGAGTTAGAATTGAGTTCATCTGCAATTTATG ATAGCGCCCATGCATTGTTTGTGCGAGCAACCTATCTTGTGTGTCACCGTTTGATTTCGTCGTGGAAAACCGACCTCAACGTATCTCTGGCAGCACTGGAATTGTTGACCGGTTTGGCAGGAATGCACGTCAAAGATTCAG ATGTGTTGGAGTGTAAACGGGCTGTTAAGTGGATTTGTGACTACATTTGCTACCAATGTTCTAGACCACCGCCAGCACACATTAAGGATCTGCATAGCACGATCGTGGCCGCGTTTCAGTGTACCTCCGCCTGGTTGATGAACCATCCGTATCTACTGCAGGATAAAGAATGTCTAACAATCGTACTGGAAGTCGTTGAGCTGGGTATATCGGGATCGAAAAGTGTTGGCAAACCGAGCGAACCGGTCAAGTATAAGGACGAGAAAGAGCTGAAACCGGCCAGTATGCGAGTGCGAGATGCGGCCGAAAATATGCTGACCATGATTCTGGAACAGATTGATTACTTTCCGAACGAATGTGGCAAGCAATCGCTGTCGTCCCTTTTGGATGAAGTAGTGCTGGCCAAGCACTCCAACACTTCCGGCGAGCATGTGGGCGAATTGCCCCAAGAGCAAGCGATCAAAAAGTTTAAGTATTTTGTGACGGAAAACTCAACCGTGCTTGCGCTGTTCGAAGAACCGCTCGGCAACGATCAGGATCCTCAACCAACGGTTACAA TTCTTATCCGTGGTCCGTTTGGTCGTCATGCTTGGACAATGCAACTGCGGCATCTGTCGAGAAGCAAATCGGGTACGAAATATCATGCACCGAATCCTGGCCGACCTGTACCGATGAACGATATTATGATGCGCCAGGAAATGGAGTACAAGTATTTCCCCGATTCGGTAGATCGTATTCCACCGTGCGTAGTGGACTATTCGATACCGACGCTGGATTCAGCGGAACAAAAGATCGGCAACCAGTCCACCAAACAGTTGGCCCGATTAGTTGAGCAGCAGGTCGGGTATGAAAAGCTCTCGTGGGCCGAAACGGAGTGTTCCGTCGATGGACTGGGACATGCCCAAGAAGCATCACCACCCGCTGTCTGTCACGAATTCCAAGCTGCCCGGTTGTTTTTGTCTCACTTTGGGTTTCTTACGATCGGTCAAAATAATGGTAGTGGACAAAAACTGGACGGTAGTGCACCGTTACTAACGACGCTTGATTCTTCCAAACAGGAGTTTTGTCAAGATTTGAAAATGTTGGATAAAATGTCACCCCGATCATGTGACACAATACACGTGTTCTACGTGAAGGCTGGCCAAAGCACGGAAGCAGAAATTATCGGTAACATGGAGCCAGACAATTTACCGTCCATTGATGCTCATTTCTGGAGAATGCTCTACACGATCGGTTGGCCAGTGAACGTTCAAGAGCACGCAGGCTGGACAGGTTTCGTTGCCAATAGTTGGAAGATTCCGCGTGAGAATAAATCATGCCCACAGACAAACGATGAACAAAGAGGTCGATCACCCGAAGAGTGGCAACTTAATGGCGAGAAAACCGTACTTTACTGGGCGGACGTTTCCTCGGAGATGGCAATTGTGGTGCCGAACCGTAACAACAAAGTGGACAACACTGTTGAGGATACAACGGACGGAAACGGTTGCCCGTCGACAACTTACGAGCGTAGCGTGAGCGAAATTCAACCCCGTTCGTCCTCTGtttcaaccaaccaaccacgGCAATACTCACTGGACAGTGAATCAGCTCGGCTCGGATCGATTAGCAAATCGGCCGATCCAATTCCACCGATGCGCCGCAGAACAGGGGCATCCAAACCCAGCACCCTGTACACTGCACCAACGGCCAAGATTTTGCTCGTTTGGCTGGAAAGCTTTGAGGATCATCTGACGTTCCCGGTGGATAACCTTTTGCACTACACCCGGGCTGGATATTCAGCCCAGCACGGTTCCGTTGCAGCTATCACTTCGGGCGAATGTTTCATCATCTATCTGCACGCACTGTCGTCTAGCTTGCTGCGCGTAAAACTCCAAGGACCGGTAGGGCGTATGAATTTCGCCATTCCTCTAATAGACGGCATGGTCGTCAGCAAACGGGTGATTGGATCACTCATTCGTCAAACTGCTTGCAATATGGCAAAGCGCAAGCGTTTGGACAATGATTC CTACCAACCACCGCACGTTCGGCGCCGCATCAAGATTCAGGAAATTATGCAAAAGTATAAGAAAGATCTGACCGAGGCAGAGATGCTGGCCGATTTGTTTAAGCCGTCAATATAA
- the LOC125762813 gene encoding ral GTPase-activating protein subunit beta isoform X4: MYSEWASLYPIIAENITNAQSQSVLGKFSIVGGRDVAAVVIKQLASTLGITNNAEPSNLHTDQEVQWCMDVICHGLSLPLSEHDIIKDGVNIYCEWISAVLPQTKISVPRPIIDDPNTYVRKIIKHLYNLFVPRPGEGSDTINRQAVLCHRVLRTLQDTAQNSQILTVETWEALLLFLLAINDILLAPPIVKDDVGDQLCERVLSVLFEVWLLACSRCFPSPSLWKTFQESCAAWRHRIALVEQWNRVNLGLTAKLLEFTYGPAFPEMKIADEDANLVPDGMTNDGIAQAWIRFLKILGAPTDLCCPQVISRTPQFVQAVLLNADGIEPQHHPCLLNLPQIFLKTLKGIAGLVDAFLGIAQFRMDEHNLLENFNQLSFTSAGGGMHTSSGSIISFRHSGGEIKSSALRASGGLGGLGLGAALGVVGSGSSSTAGAMGTVSSVVTGSGGGGGVGGGTGCINSVNVISCSSNAASTGVQNSGNGGSGVGAGFGFSCDVSAASQADGGLGFCNGKSSLLIADANGSANSPTPPLQRRLAKSFSVSPSLPSAHAVISMAQAKGFTKGSFSGLTSSRSSSNHPTNAPQSASLPSTGFSSMLSLCQENRYPLAANRPRCNSILHLFGEWLFDAAHIGGDTWMQNTKKRAAEAKRRPSSMIMDNRKGSLSQPPSLSEVNDVAPGLTIDKYESGKAEALGALCRIFCAKKTGEEILPVYLARFYMALHQGLKTNDSRECMETLASILYNSSDLFRIDLEGIQVLLPAFIGALELILPEKDLKMRSQNVVINKTELRRAAINILLSMLALPLHFQTLPIRDIMGGPNDRSITFIHLKPRLINILMNALQVETDPQNTHMLLGGLHLCVQDAVTFEETEKGSAEVLHSLHPTAETSNLLSSACSEKSAYSMNSANSSIGGHSTATLSNEPSSLPAFDDFSSDIIHELELSSSAIYDSAHALFVRATYLVCHRLISSWKTDLNVSLAALELLTGLAGMHVKDSDVLECKRAVKWICDYICYQCSRPPPAHIKDLHSTIVAAFQCTSAWLMNHPYLLQDKECLTIVLEVVELGISGSKSVGKPSEPVKYKDEKELKPASMRVRDAAENMLTMILEQIDYFPNECGKQSLSSLLDEVVLAKHSNTSGEHVGELPQEQAIKKFKYFVTENSTVLALFEEPLGNDQDPQPTVTILIRGPFGRHAWTMQLRHLSRSKSGTKYHAPNPGRPVPMNDIMMRQEMEYKYFPDSVDRIPPCVVDYSIPTLDSAEQKIGNQSTKQLARLVEQQVGYEKLSWAETECSVDGLGHAQEASPPAVCHEFQAARLFLSHFGFLTIGQNNGSGQKLDGSAPLLTTLDSSKQEFCQDLKMLDKMSPRSCDTIHVFYVKAGQSTEAEIIGNMEPDNLPSIDAHFWRMLYTIGWPVNVQEHAGWTGFVANSWKIPRENKSCPQTNDEQRGRSPEEWQLNGEKTVLYWADVSSEMAIVVPNRNNKVDNTVEDTTDGNGCPSTTYERSVSEIQPRSSSVSTNQPRQYSLDSESARLGSISKSADPIPPMRRRTGASKPSTLYTAPTAKILLVWLESFEDHLTFPVDNLLHYTRAGYSAQHGSVAAITSGECFIIYLHALSSSLLRVKLQGPVGRMNFAIPLIDGMVVSKRVIGSLIRQTACNMAKRKRLDNDSYQPPHVRRRIKIQEIMQKYKKDLTEAEMLADLFKPSI, encoded by the exons ATGTATTCCGAATGGGCCTCACTGTATCCAATCATAGCGGAAAATATTACCAACGCCCAGTCGCAAAGTGTGCTTGGAAAGTTTAGTATCGTCGGTGGCCGTGATGTTGCGGCTGTGGTTATCAAGCAATTGGCAAGCACACTCGGTATCACCAACAATGCAGAACCGAGCAATCTTCACACGGACCAAGAG GTCCAATGGTGCATGGATGTAATATGCCACGGATTATCGCTACCGCTGTCCGAGCACGACATCATCAAGGACGGTGTGAACATTTACTGCGAATGGATCAGTGCCGTGCTGCCACAGACGAAGATCAGTGTACCACGGCCAATTATCGATGATCCGAATACATACGTTcggaaaataatcaaacatttGTACAATCTCTTTGTGCCTCGCCCTGGAGAAG GTTCGGATACGATCAATCGACAGGCCGTGCTTTGTCATCGTGTGCTGCGTACCCTGCAGGACACCGCACAAAACTCGCAAATACTCACGGTGGAAACATGGGAAGCGCTGCTCCTCTTTCTGTTAGCCATCAATGATATCCTGCTGGCACCGCCGATCGTTAAGGACGATGTAGGGGATCAGCTGTGCGAACGTGTGCTAAGCGTTTTGTTCGAAGTGTGGCTGTTGGCCTGCAGCAGATGCTTCCCATCGCCGTCGCTATGGAAAACGTTCCAGGAATCGTGTGCCGCCTGGCGTCACCGAATTGCCCTTGTCGAACAATGGAACCGTGTAAACCTGGGACTTACGGCTAAGCTACTTGAATTTACCTACGGTCCAGCGTTTCCAGAAATGAAGATCG CTGACGAAGACGCCAATCTTGTGCCGGATGGTATGACCAACGACGGAATTGCGCAAGCTTGGATACGCTTTCTGAAGATCCTCGGAGCACCAACGGATCTTTGCTGTCCGCAGGTGATCAGCCGTACCCCACAGTTTGTCCAAGCGGTGCTACTTAACGCGGATGGGATTGAACCACAGCACCATCCCTGTTTGCTGAACCTTCCACAAATCTTTCTCAAGACGCTGAAAGGAATTGCCGGCTTAGTAGACGCTTTTCTCG GCATAGCCCAGTTTAGAATGGACGAGCATAATCTTCTAGAAAACTTCAATCAGCTGTCATTCACAAGCGCTGGTGGTGGAATGCATACGAGTAGTGGATCGATCATTAGCTTTAGACACTCGGGAGGCGAGATCAAATCGAGCGCCCTGCGAGCAAGCGGAGGACTCGGGGGTCTTGGTCTCGGTGCCGCATTAGGTGTGGTCGGGTCAGGCAGTAGTTCGACTGCGGGAGCAATGGGTACTGTCTCTAGCGTCGTTACTGgttctggtggtggtggtggtgttggtggtggaaccGGTTGCATAAATAGTGTTAATGTTATAAGCTGCAGTTCGAATGCCGCTAGCACGGGAGTACAGAACAGTGGCAACGGGGGGAGCGGTGTCGGTGCGGGGTTTGGTTTTTCATGCGATGTATCTGCAGCGAGTCAGG CTGACGGCGGTTTGGGATTTTGCAATGGCAAATCATCGTTACTCATCGCTGACGCTAACGGATCGGCTAACTCTCCAACACCGCCGCTACAACGCCGTCTGGCGAAGAGCTTCAGTGTTTCGCCGTCGCTACCGTCCGCACATGCTGTCATCTCGATGGCGCAAGCCAAGG GATTTACCAAAGGTTCCTTTAGTGGACTAACCAGCAGTCGAAGCTCGTCTAACCATCCAACTAATGCGCCACAATCGGCATCCCTTCCGTCGACTGGATTTTCAT CAATGCTATCATTATGTCAAGAAAATCGTTACCCATTAGCTGCAAATCGTCCCAGATGCAATAGTATTTTGCATCTCTTCGGTGAGTGGCTCTTCGATGCGGCACACATTGGAGGTGATACGTGGATGCAAAATACGAAAA AACGCGCAGCCGAAGCCAAACGGCGTCCTTCCTCCATGATCATGGACAACCGGAAGGGTAGTTTGTCACAACCGCCTTCCTTGTCCGAGGTGAACGATGTTGCTCCAGGTCTCACCATTGACAAGTACGAGTCGGGAAAGGCAGAAGCACTTGGTGCTTTGTGTCGCATATTTTGTGCGAAGAAAACGGGCGAAGAAATTCTTCCAGTGTATTTGGCTCGGTTTTATATGGCACTTCACCAAGGACTTAAGACGAACGATAGCCGAGAGTGTATGGAAACGCTTGCCAGCATACTGTACAACTCGTCAGACTTGTTCCGCATTGATCTGGAAGGAATTCAGGTTCTGCTGCCTGCATTCATTGGCGCCTTGGAGCTTATACTGCCGGAGAAGGATCTAAAGATGCGTTCACAGAATGTGGTCATAAACAAAACTGAACTGCGGCGTGCTGCTATCAACATTCTGCTTTCCATGCTGGCCCTTCCGCTTCACTTCCAGACACTTCCCATACGCGACATTATGGGTGGACCGAATGACAG GAGTATAACTTTCATTCACCTAAAACCACGCCTTATCAACATTCTCATGAACGCTTTGCAAGTGGAAACGGatccacaaaacacacacatgctgCTGGGTGGGTTGCATCTGTGCGTTCAGGATGCAGTAACATTTGAAGAGACGGAAAAGGGTTCCGCTGAAGTATTGCACTCGTTGCACCCAACTGCTGAAACGTCCAATTTACTTAGCTCGG CCTGCTCCGAGAAGAGTGCCTACTCCATGAACAGCGCCAATTCCAGCATCGGTGGACACAGTACCGCAACACTTAGCAATGAACCTTCTAGTTTGCCGGCTTTTGATGATTTCTCATCCGACATTATTCATGAGTTAGAATTGAGTTCATCTGCAATTTATG ATAGCGCCCATGCATTGTTTGTGCGAGCAACCTATCTTGTGTGTCACCGTTTGATTTCGTCGTGGAAAACCGACCTCAACGTATCTCTGGCAGCACTGGAATTGTTGACCGGTTTGGCAGGAATGCACGTCAAAGATTCAG ATGTGTTGGAGTGTAAACGGGCTGTTAAGTGGATTTGTGACTACATTTGCTACCAATGTTCTAGACCACCGCCAGCACACATTAAGGATCTGCATAGCACGATCGTGGCCGCGTTTCAGTGTACCTCCGCCTGGTTGATGAACCATCCGTATCTACTGCAGGATAAAGAATGTCTAACAATCGTACTGGAAGTCGTTGAGCTGGGTATATCGGGATCGAAAAGTGTTGGCAAACCGAGCGAACCGGTCAAGTATAAGGACGAGAAAGAGCTGAAACCGGCCAGTATGCGAGTGCGAGATGCGGCCGAAAATATGCTGACCATGATTCTGGAACAGATTGATTACTTTCCGAACGAATGTGGCAAGCAATCGCTGTCGTCCCTTTTGGATGAAGTAGTGCTGGCCAAGCACTCCAACACTTCCGGCGAGCATGTGGGCGAATTGCCCCAAGAGCAAGCGATCAAAAAGTTTAAGTATTTTGTGACGGAAAACTCAACCGTGCTTGCGCTGTTCGAAGAACCGCTCGGCAACGATCAGGATCCTCAACCAACGGTTACAA TTCTTATCCGTGGTCCGTTTGGTCGTCATGCTTGGACAATGCAACTGCGGCATCTGTCGAGAAGCAAATCGGGTACGAAATATCATGCACCGAATCCTGGCCGACCTGTACCGATGAACGATATTATGATGCGCCAGGAAATGGAGTACAAGTATTTCCCCGATTCGGTAGATCGTATTCCACCGTGCGTAGTGGACTATTCGATACCGACGCTGGATTCAGCGGAACAAAAGATCGGCAACCAGTCCACCAAACAGTTGGCCCGATTAGTTGAGCAGCAGGTCGGGTATGAAAAGCTCTCGTGGGCCGAAACGGAGTGTTCCGTCGATGGACTGGGACATGCCCAAGAAGCATCACCACCCGCTGTCTGTCACGAATTCCAAGCTGCCCGGTTGTTTTTGTCTCACTTTGGGTTTCTTACGATCGGTCAAAATAATGGTAGTGGACAAAAACTGGACGGTAGTGCACCGTTACTAACGACGCTTGATTCTTCCAAACAGGAGTTTTGTCAAGATTTGAAAATGTTGGATAAAATGTCACCCCGATCATGTGACACAATACACGTGTTCTACGTGAAGGCTGGCCAAAGCACGGAAGCAGAAATTATCGGTAACATGGAGCCAGACAATTTACCGTCCATTGATGCTCATTTCTGGAGAATGCTCTACACGATCGGTTGGCCAGTGAACGTTCAAGAGCACGCAGGCTGGACAGGTTTCGTTGCCAATAGTTGGAAGATTCCGCGTGAGAATAAATCATGCCCACAGACAAACGATGAACAAAGAGGTCGATCACCCGAAGAGTGGCAACTTAATGGCGAGAAAACCGTACTTTACTGGGCGGACGTTTCCTCGGAGATGGCAATTGTGGTGCCGAACCGTAACAACAAAGTGGACAACACTGTTGAGGATACAACGGACGGAAACGGTTGCCCGTCGACAACTTACGAGCGTAGCGTGAGCGAAATTCAACCCCGTTCGTCCTCTGtttcaaccaaccaaccacgGCAATACTCACTGGACAGTGAATCAGCTCGGCTCGGATCGATTAGCAAATCGGCCGATCCAATTCCACCGATGCGCCGCAGAACAGGGGCATCCAAACCCAGCACCCTGTACACTGCACCAACGGCCAAGATTTTGCTCGTTTGGCTGGAAAGCTTTGAGGATCATCTGACGTTCCCGGTGGATAACCTTTTGCACTACACCCGGGCTGGATATTCAGCCCAGCACGGTTCCGTTGCAGCTATCACTTCGGGCGAATGTTTCATCATCTATCTGCACGCACTGTCGTCTAGCTTGCTGCGCGTAAAACTCCAAGGACCGGTAGGGCGTATGAATTTCGCCATTCCTCTAATAGACGGCATGGTCGTCAGCAAACGGGTGATTGGATCACTCATTCGTCAAACTGCTTGCAATATGGCAAAGCGCAAGCGTTTGGACAATGATTC CTACCAACCACCGCACGTTCGGCGCCGCATCAAGATTCAGGAAATTATGCAAAAGTATAAGAAAGATCTGACCGAGGCAGAGATGCTGGCCGATTTGTTTAAGCCGTCAATATAA